CCCCGGGTCATCTACCCCCTGCTTTACCCTATTTATAACATCTTCCAGAGGGTATCGTTTACTACAGCCAAGACAGATCGCACGCACCATATTACCATGAAGCTGGAATACCTTGTCTTCAGAATTGCCGGCTTTTTGATGTAATCCATCTACGTTTTGTGTAATGACACAGTCCAATTTACCCATCTTCTCTAATTCGGCAATTGCGTAATGGGCAGGATTAGGGTTAGTATCAGCCATCAGACCGCTCTCCTCAAGCATCCCGTACATCTTCTTTCTTGCCTCTTTGCTGCTAACGAATTTTTGATAGGTAAAATCTTCCGGGTCATATTTCGTCCAGATACCATCAGGGCTTCTGAAATCAGGGATACCAGATTCAGTACTCACCCCAGCCCCTGTGAAGACAACAATCCTCTTAGACTTAATGATCAAATCTGCCAACTGGCCTATGAGTAATTCCATGTTTGAATCTTCTTTCATCGCCATGTCTACTCCTTTTTTATATTTTTAGTGCCAATTTCCCCTCTTCAGTCTGACGTCTGAAGTCTATAGTCTTAATGTCTGAGTTATATTAGCCTTAATGTACTCTATCATTGGGCCAGTCAATGTCCCGGCTGTAAATACCTCATTTACCCCCATCTCTTTAAGTACAGGGATATCCTCCAGGGGTATAACCCCTCCAATTATAAATAAAACACCATCCATTCTTTTCTCTCTAAGCAATTTCATTATCCTTGGAGTAAAGGTAATATGTTCCCCGGAGAGGCAACTCAACCCAATGACATCAACATCTTCCTCTATAGCAGCCCTCACTATCTTCTCAGGGGTTTGAAACATTCCTAAGTAAACAACCTCCATTCCAGCCTCTTTAAGAAGGGATGAAACCACTTTTGCTCCCCTATCATGACCATCCAGACCAACCTTTGTAATTAAGACCTTTATCTTACGTTCCGATTCCATGCTAAGTTCCTTTTCTAATGTTTTATTGTGTTAGCAAAGAGTTCCTTTTCTTTTGCCCGCATAACCTGTGCCTCAGCAACTGACCCTTCATGGTCATAGCCAAGAAGATGCAAAATACCATGGATAAGGAAAAAATCTAGCATCTCTTCCATGGAAATTTCACTTTCCTCAGCCTGACGTTTCGCAGTTTCTACTGAAATAACCACATCACCTAAAACATG
The window above is part of the Thermodesulfobacteriota bacterium genome. Proteins encoded here:
- a CDS encoding NAD-dependent deacylase codes for the protein MAMKEDSNMELLIGQLADLIIKSKRIVVFTGAGVSTESGIPDFRSPDGIWTKYDPEDFTYQKFVSSKEARKKMYGMLEESGLMADTNPNPAHYAIAELEKMGKLDCVITQNVDGLHQKAGNSEDKVFQLHGNMVRAICLGCSKRYPLEDVINRVKQGVDDPGCEKCGGILKPDAVFFGETLPYRELNEATTRSTKCDLFIVIGSSLVVYPAAYMPTYAVNAGAKLVIINREPTHMDRASHIRIYEGAGNTMLKVMERVRGSNT
- a CDS encoding cobalamin B12-binding domain-containing protein; protein product: MESERKIKVLITKVGLDGHDRGAKVVSSLLKEAGMEVVYLGMFQTPEKIVRAAIEEDVDVIGLSCLSGEHITFTPRIMKLLREKRMDGVLFIIGGVIPLEDIPVLKEMGVNEVFTAGTLTGPMIEYIKANITQTLRL